In Candidatus Saccharimonadales bacterium, the genomic window CATCGGATCACTGTTCGGGCTTCACTTCGAGACGGTAACTCTGTCTGTCGTACTGTGCCGCTAGCCAAGCTAGTATACGAGCAGGAATGAAACCTCGTCTGCGGGTGGCAGTCGTCGGGGCGGCCCCAAAATTATTTCGTTAATACGAAAAATTTTAGGGGCGGAACGGCTGACAGGACCCGAAGGAGGTTTTGAGTTTAAGCTTGTATACTTTAGTAATGATATCCGATATTCGCCTGCAGCATTTCCGGTCGTACGACGACGAAACATTTGAATTCACGCCGGCTGTCAATATTATCGTCGGCTCAAACGGTAGTGGTAAAACCAATTTACTAGAGGCAATACTCGTAACAGCCCGCGGCTCCTCGTACCGCGCCAAAGACGCCGAGCTGATTCAGTATGACCAACCATGGGCCAGGATCGACGCCCATGTTGATGGTGATATTCGCACCGTCAAGATCGTTCAGGACGCCGCAGCTACGAAAACAACCAAAACATATGAGATCGAAGGCCGCATCTTTCGCCGGCTTATGCCCGCCAAAACCTTGCCAGCCGTTATATTTGAACCGAACCATTTGTATATGCTGACGGGCTCGCCGGAACTGCGGCGTAGCTACCTTGATGACCTGCTGGAGCAGATCGATCCAGATTACGCCCGGCTGCGCAGAGATTATCGCCGGGTGCTGACGCAGCGCAATACGCTGCTCAAGCGGCTTGGCATGGATGCGTCCACACAAATATTTCCCTGGAATATTCGGCTCAGCGAACTTGGTGGCAATATAATGCAGGCCCGGCTGCAGCTGCTCGAAACGCTCAACCAAGCTGCCAGCGAACTCTATAGCAGTTTGGCGCAGCACGATACGACGGTTGAGCTGCGCTATGAAACCAAACTCCCGTCGGACGGCTACGGCTCTGCCCTGCTCCGGTCACTGGAAACAAACTTTGCACTGGATGTCGCCCGCGGCTTCACTGGCGCAGGGCCGCACCGCGAAGACGTCACCGTACTGATTCGGGGTCGTACGACGCAGACGTCCGCCTCACGTGGAGAGACGCGTACGGCCGTGCTTATGCTGAAAGTCATGGAACTGCGACTCATTGAGCAGTCACGGGCTGTCCGGCCGCTCCTGCTGCTCGACGACGTCTTCAGCGAGCTCGACGGCGCGCGGAGGCAGGCGCTCACCAATTATCTACAGGATTATCAGACTTTTATCACGACGACTGATGCTGATGTCGTGATCCACCACTTTATGGACAAGTGCACGATTATACCGCTGCAACCTCATGACTAACTTTACTGAGTGAAAAATATACGCTCGACAGGTATAGGTATCGCATCTTCCGTTATACGAGTAAGCACAAGTTTTTTTGCATTTTCAAATTCTGATGGATCATAGGTAATTTTGCCAGTTGCCCTGTCGGAAGTAAATGACGTTAGGGCTAGTTGAACCTTGATTGAGTCAGAAGTGTAATCCATTTGAATAATCGGTAAATCATCAGATGATTTATATGGTAATGTGTCTTCTAATCGACGTGATGTGAGGGGTGTGGCGGTCAGTGCGTAGCTACTTAGGTTGCCTGACGTATCGTTATTTGTAAATGCGTTGAAGGTGAACTGCCCGCGTGTACTTGATAATTTTGAAACAGTTTGTCGCTTACTGCTAAAAACTCTATATGCTTGGCTAGTCATATTATCGTATGTAAAAATATTGTTATTCCTCGTAAAGTATAATTTTCCGCCTGTCGTATGAAAATCATTTATATTATGAGAGTAGAACACTTGCCGAGGTTTATTCTCGATTGAATACACCATAAGTCCTTTGCTATCGAGTAATGCGACAGTGTTAAGATCAATTAATTGCGCACTATTTATGCGAATACGATCTGGAAATTCGACAGTCCTTTTAAGCTCTCCGGTGCCTATGTCATAGAGGGTAATGATGTTTTTGTGAACAATACTTTGATCATCGTCACCTGCAATGTCTGGTTGCCCAATTGTAACTGTAAATATGCCGTTAAGTAGCTGATACGCACGACTCGATCCTTCTGAATTTTTTTGATCGGGTAAATTTATCGGCACGGGTGATGTATCGGTGACAGATTTGTATACGTAAGCTTTGCCATTCTGATCGTCGACTAATACGAAATGTTCATCATCACTAAAATTATCTACAATGATCGAATATTCTCCTTCTGAAGACTTTGATGGCAAGGTAATATTCCCTGTCATATTTGTAGTCGTATCAATATATTCAATAGAATTCCCATCTGATTGCTCGAAACTTGCAATTACGCCGTTTTTGTAGGGAAAAGCTCCGGATATTTGCGATGCTCCGTTATACAAAGGTGTATTAGCGACAAAGGCATTTAAAGGGTTATTGTGCTTCATGACCAAGCTTTTGCTCGCACACGCGTAGCTATAGAGCGTATTGTCTTGGAGTATGTCACACCCGAGACTGCCCGAACCGACTTTGTTGAGAGTCACTTCAGGATTCAATTCTATATCGACTATAGATGTTTTCATTCGAACTATATCAACTGATGCAATCGTTTGTCGATCATCAGTACGTACATCAATAGTTTTACTACCGGCTGGGAAACGTTGCTTGATAGTCTCGCCCGGCACTACCTGTCGGCTGAATAATTGCTCACCACTGTCTACGTCGTTAATAGTGATGAGTACAGATTTGGCGTTACTAACGATCGTCAGCTTCAAAGTACCGCGTAGCAGTACGTTTTGTATCAAAAACCAACTTATAAATATTATAAATAAAAGCGCTAGTCCTAATAGTATTCGTTTACGCATAGTTACCTATTCCGGAAGTCCATTAAATAATTTATTCATTAATTCATTTATGCCTGGGTCGCGGCAATCATCTGATCCACCGGGTTGCTTGACACCGTTAATCACACAACCCCTATCTATGTGCAGATGAGGGTCAGATCCATTACCTGTACAGCGGCGCTCTCCCTCGATCGCTATTTGCTGACCTGCCGTGACTGGCTGATTTTCTTTGACACTTACATTCTGGATGTGGCCGTGCCAGTAGTAAAAGCCGTCACTGCCGACGAGCTGAAACGACTGACATCCTGCTTGGCCTTTATATGAATTACGGATATTTGTAAGTTTTCCGGATGTAATAGCATAGATAGGTGTACCCACTGCAGCATCTCCCCCTGGTTGTCTCGAAATATCAAACGCAGCACTCCCGTCGTGATGACACGATGCTCGATTGCATGGTAGCGTGCTCATGCTGGCTAAGCCACCATTTTGGCTTTTTCGCTGCGGACCTACTGGAAACGCATACCCATCAACGCTTGCTCCAGATCCGCAAGCCGATAGGCTGGCGCTAGCCGGTACGCCACTCGGAGACCCTCCAAATAATGTTCCTGTCTTGCTGGCGTCGACGAATTTTGCTGATTCCATCAGATAACCTTTTGCAAAATTAGAAGCTAACAGCCAGTACGTCATAATGACGTAATCAGCGTTCTCGCCGCGCGGGAAGGCATTGAGCTTGACTCCGTCAGGCGCACCGCGGCCGTTGTACTTAGCGGCATAATACAATAAATTTGTATTTTCTCTTTGAAAAACTACCGTGTCGAAATCAGCTTCTGGACTAGTGCCCGTATACCCTTGTGATGCTATCGGAAGTTTCGCTGACCCTAGTTGGTGCTTGAAGGCAGCATGGACCGCGTCTTTAGGATTGTTTGGATCTTTCAGGCCGTCACCATCGCCATCTGTTCCCATGGTTGCCCAAGTCGCAGCAATAAATTGCCACGGCCCTTGTGCGCCGGCAGATGAATCGCTCCACCCTGTTGTCTTGTATTGTGGCCAACCCCGGTTCTCCACCCAGAGTGTCGTGGCTACAAGTCGTGGATCTGCCGTAGGATATGTAGCGGCAACGCTGTTTATGAGGTTCCGCCAAATATCCGGTATGGATGCGGGCAAGTCGGTTGACCCAGTCCCAGCTCCCGCTCCGCAGGTCTGCGTAGCGGCAGGTTCGATATCGTAATATCCGATACCTATGTCATACAGCTGCTTTTGGGCATCACTTAGTGCGAATGTCTGGACTGGAGCTAATAGCAGCAGTATGATCGCTCCAATAAACGATAGTGATTGGATAGTTTTACGGTGTTGATATATGTACATGATTGCATGAATCCGGGAATAATCTTACCTTATTAATCGGGTTTATGGCATCGCCAGGGCAATCGCTCGGCTTCGGTACTCCCATTCCTGAACCGTCGGGTAGTATGCCAGTTATCTCCTGCATAAACGCTCTGTCTTGTTGTCCGGCAGTTGCTCGTCGGCCATCGATAGTATTGATATCAAGCGCCTGCCCGGAATAATGATCTGAGCCATCTGAATGGCAGCCATTGGTGATATAGCCAAGTCCGAGGGTGTGCTTCTCGAGAATAGCTAGTATTGTCTGTAATAAAACGGGACTTAGCGGAGTGGTCATTTTACTCGCATTCGTACAACGGGGCTCTATAGAAGCTTCCTTACCGTCTACAGTATCCTGGAGGCCTTGTTTGGCAAGAGGTTGAGTAAATGAAACGCGTGTGCCTTCGAGCGCTAGTATTTGGGCGGCAAGTGACGCGGCACTGCCGGTTGGTGTTGTTGTCGCTCCAGGAGCTGGAGCTTGTTGTGCACTGCCGTTCAGTTCAGCACAAGCATCATCCTCGCCTTCGTAACAAGCCAACCCTAGTCCGGTGATCATGTCAGCGTGGTAAAACCTGTAATGGATCAGCTCAGTATTGTTCGGATCCTTACACTTGTCAGGAATTTTGGTAAAGTCCCCTGACTGCCCGTACACTAGCTTACCCTCACGGGTTATTTGCATACCAAAGCAGGCATCACCGTATTCGAGATTCATGCGTTCCAGCCGATCACCCTCAAGCATATAGGTTTCATTTGCATAGGGATCTTCATTAGCAGGGTCATTCTCCTCGTCCGGGCTGTAGCCATACAGAGGGAAGCCATAATCGTAGGTCGGTGCGGCAGCCGTGACCTTTGATCCTCCGAGTAGTGTTAGTGCCATACTACTAAAGGTTGATGGTAAACGTGTCAGGCTGGCAATCGCCTCAGATGGAGATTTAGGGGTTTTCATATACAGGGCCGCTGCCACCGAATCACTATTGCGTACATTAAAATACTTTTCGTAGCTGTTAGCCCGTGCCAATGTTTCGGCTTTTTCAATTCGCGCGATTTGCTTAACTTCTGCAGTCTCTGCAGAAGTCAGCTCACGACCTCCCATGGCAATAAATTTGTCGTTAGCGGCCATTCGTGCACCGATGTTTGCCTGCCCGCCCCTTTCAGCTCCACGTGCAAGTAGATCCAACCCTCCGGTTGCAAAAAAGTCCCGAGCCATTGCGATCAATTGCTCCTGCGAGGTGTTGAATGGCTTTAGCGCTAAATCAACTCCTTTAGATGCAAACTCTGAAGCCTGTTTGATCAACGGAGCATCACTTGCCGCATCAAGCACGACGCACACATCGGCCCTACCGACTGGTGTATCAAAGCCAGTCGGTACCTGGTTAGCTACCTGGAATATAAGCGGCAGTTCCTTGGAGCCTGGCTTAGCATCCTTAAGATAGTCAGTGCCTGTTGGAGATTGTCCTAACTCTTGCTGAATTCCAGGGTCGTCATAAAAAGTCGTCTGGGTAACGGGGTCAAAGAATTTCTCGCTTTCTACACCGAGTTGCTCGGCATTGAAATCGTCACCAGTTGGGACTTGTGATCCCATTGTAATCACATCCATCCCAATTCGTTTATACTGTTGCTGATTCTCTAGGTTTTTGTCTTCAATTGAATCGCTAAAAGCTTGTACGCCACATACAACGCCAGCTACAACGGTCGGACCGAACGCTCTTTCTAGAAAAGATATAAGTTTATCAGAGATGGCTTTGATTTTAATTCGGAGCGGGCTTTCCACGCCGCCAGGACCATTTCCTAGTTCGGCAGCTCTTGCCTGCCGCTGTGTCTCCCGATACTTGGCGTAGGTGTCGGCTTGAGAGCGGACGGCGTTTTTGAGGGGGTGAAAATTAACTCCAGCCCGCTTATTCAATAGCCTAGCTCCTATGAACGAAGATATTTTATTCAGTCCAACACTTTCTGTCGCTGTGCGAGTTACTGCTCTTCTTTGTCTAAATTTCGAGTCACTTAGGTCAGCTCCTCTGATGTCAATCGGATTGCCATCGATATCAACCCCCTTTATTGAGCCAGACAGCGGCACCCCTTGCCGCTCCATGTCGTCTACAAATCGGGCAGATTTTGCGTCGTCGATGATGCCGTACCCAATTATTCGTTGAGTTCCCGGTTGGTATATAGATTTGAGGCCAGATTCGTTGTTTAAACGTGCTTCCCATGGGTCGGCGAATTTGTTGGCAATCACACCAAGCCGGCCCTTGGCGGTACGACCTGCCGCCACGTACAAAAGAAACCGGCTCGATCGATAATCTCCAAAGTCATCACCGATACCAAAATGAAATCCCTGGAGGATTTGAGCGGCATGTATAAACTGCAGAGGACCTTGCAGTATCGTAAACGCACCGAACAGTAATCCTATAATTGTGCCGATAATACCACCGCCGACTAAACCTTTTTTCCGATTAGCCAGTACCCTGTTCGCTAAATTTTTACCAACGCCAGCAATACCGCCTTTAAAAAATGAACCAGCCAGGTCTGTTGCTCCTCCTGTAGACAGTAGCTTGTCCTGTGGTGGCCCACCCGACTCAGCATTTTGGAGTTCGTTTTTATCAGATATTTTATCATCCGACGATCCAGCTGGATTATACAGACCTTCACGCTCGCCAATGTCTTTAAACCTATCGTTATAGGCCGACTGCTCCATGCCACGTTCGTCGTTACGGCTAATTCCGGTGATTTTGTTCAAATCATCGGTAGTCGTCCGTTCCTTCTGGTCGTCGTATATCGCCATTGCTCTTAGTCCTTATGCTCTATCATACACCGGGGGTCAGCCGATTGGAAAGGTCAATCGTGCCTGCTAGCGGCGCTGCTGTGCCATCCTGTTGTGAAGATATTTGTTGTACCTGCTGCGGGTTGGTGGTTATTAGTCCAGTTTCTGTCGGGCTGGCAACTACCTGTATGTGGACATGGTTTTGTCCGGCAAAGAACAGCCCCTGGCCTACCGGGAACTGCGCCAAACGCTTCTTTTCTTCGGTCGTCAGTTTGAACACATCCGACAGTACATCGACAGCCGTCGGTGATTGCTTCAGCAGGAACTGCATCGAAGCGTTGGCGACGATCGCCCGGCCCATCCGGCTGCCCATAAAATCTTCAACATCCTGGGTAATGGTGGTGATACCGAGGTTGTATTTGCGGGCACGCTTGGCGAGGCTGAATAGGAAGTTGGCAGAATCTTCATATTTCATCAGTTGCCAGGCCTCGTCGACAATCAGCAGGCGCTTTTTCTGGTCAGATTTCGTCTTGTTCCAAATGTAGTTCAGGACGATGTACATGGCGACTGGCCGCAGCTCGTCTTCCAGATCGCGGATATTGAACACAACTAATGGATTGTTAATATTGATATTCGATTGCTGGGAAAAGATGCCGGCGAAGGTGCCGCTGGTGTATTTGCGCAGGCGCTGCGCCAGCTGGGGGCCGCTGCCACCCATGTGCAGTAGCGTCTCGTATAGATCGATAATGGTTGGCGGCAAGCCGCCGTGTGTCAGCGGATCGTTAGTAATGCCTGCCTTGGCGTAGGTTTCGATCAGAGCGGCATCTAAGTCGGACTCTTCAACTGGGCTGAGCGCTGGCATGAGTGTCGCATTACCGCCCATCATTTGCGCCTGGGCGCCGCCCATCATCAGCCGCAGCAAGCCGTGCAGTGTAATAAGGTTTGATCGCAGGGCGTTGTCTGCCTCATCAATTTCGACAACTTGTGGCAGGTCAAACGGATTGATACGAGTCGTTGAGCCAAGACTGAGGCGGACATAGGCGCCGCCGACGGCCTCGGCCATCCGCTCGTATTCGTTCTCCGGATCGATAATAAATATTTCAGTTCCGAACATCAGGCTGCGCAGGGCTTCAAGCTTAACGGTAAACGATTTACCGGCTCCCGACTTGGCAAATACGACTGAGTTGCCGTTTTCCAGCGAAAATCGATCAAAGATCACTAGCCCGGAGTTGTGCATGTTAATGCCGTACAATATGCCGTTATCCATCGACAGGTCTGCGGACGTGAACGGAAAGCTGGTGCTCAATGCGCCGGTACTGATGTTGCGCCGGATCTGTAATTGATCGGTGAACTGCGGTACGGTGCTGTTGAGCCCCTGTTCCTGCTGCGACGTCGCCGCTTTGGAGTAGACCAGCTGCTGTCCGAGTAGTGATTCAACTTTGTGGGATATAAACTCCAGTTCGTCTGTCGAACCGCCATATACCGTAAAGTACAGCCCAAAGCGGAAAAAACGCTCTTCGCCGACCTGCAGCCGATCGCGCATTTCCTCGGCGTCCATAATGGCGGCTTGCTTTTGCGGATCGCGGACGCGGCCCTTTTCGCTGTCGATTTGTATGCCGGCTTCCAGCTGCGTCACCTTTTTGCGCAGATTCTCCAGCACAACCTGACTTTCTACCGGATAGATGTACATAGACAAATCCATCACCTCGTCCAAGTTGACCATGCTGCTCATCCAGCCGGTAAAGAGCTGGCGCGGATAGCCGTAGACGTAGAAGGTCCGGGCATAGCGTGTACCGAGGTGGAACAAGCCGCTTTCGTACTCAATTGAGCTGGGCGCGATAAAGTCGCGCAGTGCCGTAATACCCTTCTGAAAAGCCTGGCTAACTTCTTGTTGTTCGCGGGCACGCTGTTCGTTGGCGATGGCCACAGGATCCATTTGAGCACTTTGGTTCTTACGCTTGAATATTGCCATACTACTCTAACTCCCGTTGCAGGTGCGGCTGAACTGCCCTGCCCTCGCCTTTAGTAATAATATCGGCGTCCATATTTTCATAATTTTTGAGTTGCTGCCGTGTCGCCGTGTCGGGATTGTAGGTGTCGTAGTAGAGTTCAATAAGTTCTTGGGTATCAAGCGGCAACCCTTGAACGCTGCACTGCCTCAGGCCACTCAACGCTGACTGAACGCGGTTCCGTAACTCGGCTTTGGCTTTTTCGAGGTCAGCTTCGTTGATAGTGACGTGCTGTTCCTTGTGGTTGAACAGGGCCGCCACACCGCTGAAGAAGT contains:
- a CDS encoding DUF87 domain-containing protein; amino-acid sequence: MAIFKRKNQSAQMDPVAIANEQRAREQQEVSQAFQKGITALRDFIAPSSIEYESGLFHLGTRYARTFYVYGYPRQLFTGWMSSMVNLDEVMDLSMYIYPVESQVVLENLRKKVTQLEAGIQIDSEKGRVRDPQKQAAIMDAEEMRDRLQVGEERFFRFGLYFTVYGGSTDELEFISHKVESLLGQQLVYSKAATSQQEQGLNSTVPQFTDQLQIRRNISTGALSTSFPFTSADLSMDNGILYGINMHNSGLVIFDRFSLENGNSVVFAKSGAGKSFTVKLEALRSLMFGTEIFIIDPENEYERMAEAVGGAYVRLSLGSTTRINPFDLPQVVEIDEADNALRSNLITLHGLLRLMMGGAQAQMMGGNATLMPALSPVEESDLDAALIETYAKAGITNDPLTHGGLPPTIIDLYETLLHMGGSGPQLAQRLRKYTSGTFAGIFSQQSNININNPLVVFNIRDLEDELRPVAMYIVLNYIWNKTKSDQKKRLLIVDEAWQLMKYEDSANFLFSLAKRARKYNLGITTITQDVEDFMGSRMGRAIVANASMQFLLKQSPTAVDVLSDVFKLTTEEKKRLAQFPVGQGLFFAGQNHVHIQVVASPTETGLITTNPQQVQQISSQQDGTAAPLAGTIDLSNRLTPGV
- a CDS encoding peptidoglycan DD-metalloendopeptidase family protein, with the translated sequence MYIYQHRKTIQSLSFIGAIILLLLAPVQTFALSDAQKQLYDIGIGYYDIEPAATQTCGAGAGTGSTDLPASIPDIWRNLINSVAATYPTADPRLVATTLWVENRGWPQYKTTGWSDSSAGAQGPWQFIAATWATMGTDGDGDGLKDPNNPKDAVHAAFKHQLGSAKLPIASQGYTGTSPEADFDTVVFQRENTNLLYYAAKYNGRGAPDGVKLNAFPRGENADYVIMTYWLLASNFAKGYLMESAKFVDASKTGTLFGGSPSGVPASASLSACGSGASVDGYAFPVGPQRKSQNGGLASMSTLPCNRASCHHDGSAAFDISRQPGGDAAVGTPIYAITSGKLTNIRNSYKGQAGCQSFQLVGSDGFYYWHGHIQNVSVKENQPVTAGQQIAIEGERRCTGNGSDPHLHIDRGCVINGVKQPGGSDDCRDPGINELMNKLFNGLPE
- the recF gene encoding DNA replication and repair protein RecF (All proteins in this family for which functions are known are DNA-binding proteins that assist the filamentation of RecA onto DNA for the initiation of recombination or recombinational repair.), with the protein product MISDIRLQHFRSYDDETFEFTPAVNIIVGSNGSGKTNLLEAILVTARGSSYRAKDAELIQYDQPWARIDAHVDGDIRTVKIVQDAAATKTTKTYEIEGRIFRRLMPAKTLPAVIFEPNHLYMLTGSPELRRSYLDDLLEQIDPDYARLRRDYRRVLTQRNTLLKRLGMDASTQIFPWNIRLSELGGNIMQARLQLLETLNQAASELYSSLAQHDTTVELRYETKLPSDGYGSALLRSLETNFALDVARGFTGAGPHREDVTVLIRGRTTQTSASRGETRTAVLMLKVMELRLIEQSRAVRPLLLLDDVFSELDGARRQALTNYLQDYQTFITTTDADVVIHHFMDKCTIIPLQPHD